In a genomic window of Pararge aegeria chromosome 7, ilParAegt1.1, whole genome shotgun sequence:
- the LOC120625256 gene encoding coiled-coil domain-containing protein 13, whose protein sequence is MMDTKQKGSNMKFKSKANLKEEKVMELAGKIEETDEMKLKMLAGLDKPDPDDAIYPAELNAHLIEQLKIMTSENNELRKCVFTKDEIIKQLNKTITDLNQRIRDIISGSGPVISSKSAGVISAKIARLCKQNRHLIAEIESYKTKNASLERKIMQLDIVSKENKKFEACLCKEEPIDANSDELKELNSKLSAVNKKLYESKNRNLELKNDILLATKILQQELGDKFTSIRDLQNDIAGWKGRAQQIFLLQAKITELEGKLNGKQKDSVQMKWKDQNQFIRDLELKRKKEADQAIKESESLREENQDLRKKLEGARCRIRNLECDATLIRQKMQTFVEKSNHDDLLVNEQRNQIKNLEIYYQEILRENTCKMNKMNSEVGEYKKLLKNTDAKIDALRQQASEKATKIDELRAQLLRYEECSLQSVFFTPMKTATDNEIKTLSELVATLNERLNTERRKWIDLDSDHRKLRERKKRQERRLASLEEEIKVLKESSKRGSKASRTLLNKETTLYDPVAESTVLRKLSSIPALDKPSTISSEAPTGEGYETLEKEDLRFKLELAEEKLKIMEDKLKMIEEEKQEDYNNLTEMIQTSKQLFNDALTVLKRDKCQCL, encoded by the exons atgaTGGATACGAAACAAAAGGGTTCTAACATGAAGTTTAAATCTAAAGCCAATTTAAAAGAGGAGAAGGTAATGGAGTtggcgggaaaaatagaggAAACAGACgaaatgaaattgaaaatgTTAGCTGGGTTGGATAAACCAGATCCGGATGACGCTATTTATCCAGCAGAACTAAATGCCCATCTAATTGAACAGCTTAAG ATAATGACAAGTGAAAACAATGAACTGCGGAAATGTGTGTTTACAAAAGATGAAATTATTAAGCAACTGAATAAAACCATAACTGATCTTAACCAACGAATTCGTGATATAATTTCTGGATCAGGACCGGTGATATCGTCAAAATCAGCAGGTGTTATCAGTGCCAAAATAGCAAGATTGTGCAAACAAAACCGACATCTGATTGCTGAAATAGAAAGTTATAAGACTAAAAATGCTTCTCTTGAGAGAAAAATAATGCAATTGGATATTGTaagtaaagaaaacaaaaaatttgaAGCCTGCCTTTGCAAAGAAGAACCTATTGATGCCAATTCAGACGAACTGAAGGAGTTGAACAGTAAACTTTCTGCTGTCAATAAAAAGTTATACGAGAGTAAAAATAGAAATCTTGAATTGAAAAATGACATCTTATTAGCAACAAAAATATTGCAACAGGAGCTGGGTGACAAATTCACGAGCATCAGAGATTTACAAAACGATATAGCGGGTTGGAAAGGGAGAGCACAACAAATTTTCCTGTTACAAGCAAAAATCACCGAGCTTGAAGGAAAACTTAATGGGAAGCAAAAAGACTCTGTTCAAATGAAGTGGAAGGATCAAAATCAA TTTATACGTGACTTAGAACTGAAACGAAAAAAAGAAGCAGATCAAGCCATAAAAGAGTCAGAGTCGCTCAGAGAAGAAAATCAGGATCtaagaaaaaaattagaagGAGCTCGTTGTAGGATAAGAAATCTAGAATGTGATGCAACACTAATCAGGCAGAAAATGCAAACATTTGTCGAGAAGAGTAATCATGACGATCTCCTGGTAAATGAACAGCGG aatcaaataaaaaacttgGAAATATATTATCAGGAAATCCTTAGAGAAAATACAtgcaaaatgaataaaatgaacAGTGAAGTTGGtgaatataaaaaacttttaaaaaatacagacGCCAAAATTGACGCTTTAAGGCAGCAAGCTTCGGAAAAGGCGACAAAAATAGACGAATTGAGAGCACAACTTTTGAGATACGAAGAATGTTCGTTACAAAGTGTGTTTTTTACACCAATGAAGACGGCAActgataatgaaataaaaacattatcagAATTAGTAGCAACGCTGAATGAAAGATTAAATACTGAACGCCGAAAGTGGATAGATTTGGATTCAGATCACCGAAAACTCAGAGAAAGGAAGAAGCGCCAAGAGAGACGTTTAGCATCACTAGAAGaggaaataaaagtattaaaagaaAGTTCCAAGAGGGGATCAAAAGCGTCAAGAACTCTGTTAAACAAAGAGACAACATTATATGACCCAGTAGCAGAAAGTACAGTTTTAAGAAAACTCTCTTCAATACCTGCACTTGATAAACCCAGCACGATATCCTCGGAAGCTCCCACTGGTGAAGGGTACGAAACCCTAGAGAAAGAAGATCTGAGATTCAAACTAGAACTAGCAGaagagaaacttaaaataatggaagacaaattaaaaatgattgAAGAAGAAAAACAAGAAGACTATAACAACTTAACAGAAATGATACAAACTTCGAaacaactttttaatgatgCATTGACCGTTTTAAAGCGTGATAAATGCCAATGTTTGTAG